A single region of the Pseudomonas sp. VD-NE ins genome encodes:
- the thrC gene encoding threonine synthase: protein MRYISTRGQAPALNFEDVLLAGLATDGGLYVPENLPRFTQEEIASWAGLPYHELAFRVMRPFVTGSIPDADFKKILEETYGVFSHSAVAPLRQLNGNEWVLELFHGPTLAFKDFALQLLGRLLDYVLEKRGERVVIVGATSGDTGSAAIEGCKHCENVDIFILHPHNRVSEVQRRQMTTIFGENIHNIAIEGNFDDCQEMVKASFADQSFLKGTRLVAVNSINWARIMAQIVYYFHAALQLGGPARSVSFSVPTGNFGDIFAGYLARNMGLPINQLIVATNRNDILHRFMSGNQYVKDTLHATLSPSMDIMVSSNFERLLFDLHGRNGAAIAGLMDSFKQGGGFSVEQERWTEARKLFDSLAVDDAQTCETIAEVYEQTGEVLDPHTAIGVKAARECRRSLDIPMVILGTAHPVKFPDAVEKAGVGKALELPTHLSDLFERNERCTVLPNELNAVQAFVSQHGNRGKPL, encoded by the coding sequence ATGCGTTATATCAGTACCCGCGGCCAGGCACCGGCCCTGAATTTCGAAGACGTCCTGCTGGCCGGTCTCGCGACCGACGGCGGTCTGTACGTTCCGGAAAACCTGCCACGTTTCACCCAGGAAGAAATCGCTTCCTGGGCCGGCCTGCCGTATCACGAGCTGGCCTTCCGGGTGATGCGTCCGTTCGTTACCGGCAGCATTCCGGACGCCGATTTCAAAAAGATTCTCGAAGAAACCTACGGCGTGTTCTCGCACAGCGCCGTTGCGCCGCTGCGTCAGCTGAACGGCAACGAATGGGTGCTGGAGCTGTTCCACGGCCCGACCCTGGCGTTCAAGGACTTCGCCCTGCAATTGCTCGGTCGTCTGCTCGATTACGTGCTGGAAAAGCGCGGCGAGCGCGTAGTGATCGTCGGTGCCACCTCCGGTGATACCGGTTCGGCCGCCATCGAAGGCTGCAAGCACTGCGAAAACGTCGACATCTTCATCCTGCACCCGCACAACCGTGTGTCCGAAGTGCAGCGTCGCCAGATGACCACGATTTTCGGTGAGAACATCCACAACATCGCCATTGAAGGCAACTTCGATGACTGCCAGGAAATGGTCAAGGCGAGCTTCGCCGATCAGAGCTTCCTCAAAGGCACGCGTCTGGTGGCGGTGAACTCGATCAACTGGGCGCGGATCATGGCCCAGATCGTCTACTACTTCCACGCAGCCCTGCAGTTGGGCGGCCCGGCGCGTTCGGTATCGTTCTCGGTGCCAACCGGCAACTTCGGCGACATCTTCGCTGGTTACCTGGCGCGCAACATGGGCCTGCCGATCAACCAGTTGATCGTCGCCACCAACCGCAACGACATCCTGCACCGCTTCATGAGCGGCAATCAGTACGTCAAGGACACCCTGCACGCCACGCTGTCGCCGTCGATGGACATCATGGTGTCGTCGAACTTCGAACGCCTGCTGTTCGACCTGCACGGTCGCAACGGTGCAGCGATCGCCGGTTTGATGGATTCGTTCAAGCAGGGCGGTGGTTTCAGCGTCGAACAAGAGCGCTGGACCGAAGCCCGCAAGCTGTTCGACTCGCTGGCCGTGGATGATGCGCAGACTTGTGAAACCATCGCCGAAGTCTACGAGCAGACCGGTGAAGTGCTGGACCCGCACACCGCCATCGGCGTCAAGGCTGCGCGCGAGTGCCGCCGCAGTCTGGATATCCCGATGGTGATCCTTGGCACTGCACATCCGGTTAAATTCCCCGATGCGGTGGAGAAAGCCGGTGTAGGAAAAGCGCTCGAGCTACCTACACATCTTTCTGATTTGTTTGAGCGAAACGAGCGTTGCACCGTTCTGCCAAACGAACTGAACGCCGTGCAGGCCTTTGTCAGCCAGCATGGCAATCGCGGCAAGCCGCTTTAA
- a CDS encoding transporter substrate-binding domain-containing protein, with product MLFYRGLKPALGVLFLFGLLGLMRCSVAAQLALNDDAVASRVQPIELAAHELQWIRDNPKVTVASVQYPLYLFQDEHGQWSGLNNDVLKRVAAMTGLQFVHQESFSTDHILERLESGAADISTTLAMSEERKSFLDYSHAFGGAGWVFVGRADAPRLESFEQLGKRVLVLPARHALEDMIRRDFPLIEIRSVKTYAEARALVESGEAYATIENEIGAQLYPLGLLKVGGLVEGKWEADNLAVRKGMPVLLSILNKALEAFPAAELRAIRLKWLEGIAPASVPSVWQQMLEWACWGMGGLGMFGLLSLVWNRRLTAVIKLRRAAEKDLGDQLAFQHALIDSMPDPVFVRDLQGRLIMCNRSYEEALSIRLDQVQGRLLIEVDALPEATALMLHDEFMVQLHTRKSRFCYRRLQFKSGPREVYQWTVPFYGADGKLRGLLGGWTDITQRRAASGCRCPH from the coding sequence ATGCTGTTTTATAGAGGTTTGAAACCGGCACTGGGTGTGTTGTTTTTGTTCGGATTATTGGGGTTGATGCGCTGCAGCGTGGCGGCGCAATTGGCGCTGAATGACGATGCCGTGGCGTCCAGAGTTCAGCCTATCGAACTGGCTGCACACGAGCTCCAATGGATTCGTGACAACCCGAAAGTGACGGTGGCGTCGGTGCAGTACCCGTTGTATCTGTTTCAGGATGAGCATGGGCAGTGGAGCGGCCTGAATAACGATGTGCTCAAGCGAGTGGCGGCGATGACCGGGCTGCAATTCGTGCATCAGGAGTCGTTTTCCACCGATCACATACTCGAGCGCCTCGAAAGCGGAGCGGCAGATATCAGCACGACTCTGGCCATGAGCGAGGAGCGCAAGTCGTTTCTGGATTACAGCCACGCATTCGGTGGTGCTGGTTGGGTGTTCGTCGGGCGTGCTGATGCGCCCCGGCTGGAGTCTTTCGAACAGTTGGGCAAACGGGTGCTGGTGCTGCCGGCCCGGCATGCGCTGGAGGACATGATCAGACGTGACTTTCCCTTGATCGAGATTCGCTCGGTCAAGACCTACGCCGAGGCGCGTGCGCTGGTCGAAAGCGGTGAAGCCTACGCCACCATTGAAAACGAAATCGGCGCGCAGCTTTACCCCTTGGGTTTGCTCAAGGTCGGCGGTCTGGTCGAAGGCAAATGGGAAGCCGATAATCTGGCCGTGCGCAAAGGTATGCCGGTGCTTCTGAGTATTCTCAACAAGGCCCTTGAGGCCTTTCCTGCGGCGGAATTGCGGGCGATCCGGCTGAAGTGGCTGGAAGGTATTGCACCGGCGTCCGTGCCGTCTGTCTGGCAACAGATGCTCGAATGGGCTTGTTGGGGCATGGGCGGGCTTGGCATGTTCGGCCTGCTGTCGCTGGTATGGAATCGGCGACTGACGGCAGTTATCAAACTGCGGCGCGCGGCAGAAAAGGATCTGGGCGATCAACTGGCGTTTCAGCATGCGCTGATCGACTCCATGCCGGATCCGGTGTTCGTCCGTGACTTGCAAGGGCGCCTGATCATGTGCAATCGCAGTTATGAGGAGGCCCTGTCGATTCGACTGGATCAGGTGCAGGGGCGATTGCTGATCGAGGTCGATGCATTGCCCGAAGCCACGGCGCTGATGCTGCATGATGAGTTCATGGTGCAGTTGCACACGCGCAAGTCGCGTTTTTGCTATCGACGATTGCAGTTCAAGAGCGGCCCGCGTGAGGTTTATCAGTGGACAGTGCCGTTCTACGGTGCCGACGGCAAACTGCGTGGACTTTTGGGCGGGTGGACAGACATCACCCAACGTCGGGCAGCGAGTGGGTGCCGATGTCCGCACTGA
- a CDS encoding response regulator translates to MRSLKVLILEPNPFQLMALHQMLNAIGIYDVLTAPSLASALSSLSHRGVVDIAICDPQLKGGDGLALIHHLAIQHEARALILLGAVAPSLLHDIEPLLCEHQLRLLGRLQTPVSAVLMRGLLDSYLMAASPPVQV, encoded by the coding sequence ATGCGCTCGCTTAAAGTCCTGATACTTGAACCCAACCCGTTCCAGCTGATGGCATTGCATCAAATGCTCAATGCCATTGGTATCTATGACGTACTGACGGCGCCGTCGCTGGCATCAGCCTTGTCGTCATTGAGCCATCGCGGCGTGGTCGACATCGCCATTTGCGATCCGCAACTCAAGGGCGGCGATGGTCTGGCGCTGATCCATCATCTGGCGATTCAACATGAGGCGCGTGCGCTGATCCTGCTGGGTGCGGTCGCACCGAGTCTGCTGCACGATATCGAGCCTTTGCTGTGCGAACACCAACTGCGGCTGCTGGGGCGTCTGCAGACCCCGGTGTCGGCGGTGTTGATGCGCGGCTTGCTCGACAGCTATCTGATGGCCGCTTCGCCACCGGTCCAGGTCTGA
- a CDS encoding DUF3509 domain-containing protein: MESISLLLGEALSPYQVSLSPSGSHGECLVTLKNSLGAIVVEREFNQAQLTDKRQLTDVVDGLHRDVLIAEGRLEPCVIAALRNAALDKRAVL; this comes from the coding sequence ATGGAAAGTATCAGTCTATTGCTCGGTGAGGCTCTGAGCCCGTATCAGGTTTCGTTGTCTCCAAGCGGTTCCCATGGCGAATGCCTGGTGACCTTGAAGAACAGTCTCGGCGCCATTGTGGTGGAGCGCGAATTCAATCAGGCGCAATTGACCGACAAACGCCAGTTGACCGATGTCGTTGACGGTTTGCACCGCGATGTTCTGATTGCTGAAGGAAGGCTCGAACCTTGTGTGATCGCGGCATTGCGCAACGCAGCACTGGACAAACGTGCAGTGCTGTAA
- a CDS encoding TIGR02285 family protein: protein MRRYFTTLATTRDRSPSCAKTEPFELKRRQTSHANRAHHWWTWRLFGLLFLLILSTGAQAKPTLIWLLRDLPPLTIFEGPKKGQGVIDQLMPLLIAGMPQYEHTLMRVNRARGLQMLHENPFACDPALLWNKERAQWVEYSIPAIRAVSNGLVVRQQDRSVLEPYLVDGEIDLSALLAAAERKVGVVAERSYGEFIDTILHQAPSGALTPHYGNDALTNLLSMQRLGRLQVVLGYWPEIRYQAKQAQINEDELEFYPIQGNGKYLSGYVACSDTTQGRQAITEINHLLRTLPHEHLNQLYAAWLDPDRRADYLEEARTFFEHQAAQ, encoded by the coding sequence ATGCGCAGGTACTTCACGACCTTGGCTACGACGAGAGACAGATCGCCAAGTTGCGCGAAGACGGAGCCATTTGAGCTGAAACGCCGGCAGACATCGCACGCCAACCGCGCTCACCACTGGTGGACGTGGCGGCTGTTCGGCTTATTGTTTTTGCTCATCCTGTCGACCGGCGCGCAGGCGAAACCGACGCTGATCTGGTTACTGCGCGACCTGCCGCCACTGACTATTTTCGAAGGCCCGAAAAAGGGCCAGGGCGTGATCGACCAACTGATGCCGTTGCTGATCGCCGGCATGCCGCAATACGAACATACGCTGATGCGGGTCAATCGCGCCCGTGGCTTGCAGATGCTCCATGAAAACCCTTTTGCCTGTGACCCCGCCCTTTTGTGGAACAAGGAGCGCGCGCAGTGGGTGGAGTATTCGATCCCGGCGATTCGCGCCGTGAGCAATGGCCTGGTGGTGCGCCAGCAAGATCGCTCGGTGCTCGAACCGTATCTGGTCGACGGTGAAATCGATCTGTCGGCGCTGCTGGCCGCAGCCGAGAGGAAAGTCGGCGTGGTTGCCGAGCGCAGTTATGGCGAGTTTATCGACACTATTCTGCATCAGGCGCCCAGCGGAGCGCTGACACCGCACTACGGCAACGACGCGCTGACCAACCTGCTGTCGATGCAGCGCCTCGGTCGGTTGCAGGTGGTGCTGGGCTATTGGCCGGAGATTCGCTATCAGGCGAAACAGGCGCAGATCAATGAAGATGAATTGGAGTTCTATCCGATTCAGGGCAACGGGAAATATCTGTCAGGCTATGTGGCATGTTCCGACACCACGCAGGGACGTCAGGCGATCACCGAGATCAACCATCTGCTGCGCACCCTGCCCCATGAACACCTGAATCAGCTCTACGCCGCATGGCTGGACCCCGACCGACGTGCGGATTATCTCGAAGAGGCCCGCACGTTTTTCGAGCACCAGGCCGCGCAATAG
- a CDS encoding CaiB/BaiF CoA-transferase family protein, which produces MPFTSKPLSGLKVIELGTLIAGPFASRICGEFGAEVIKIESPDGGDPLRKWRKLYEGTSLWWFVQARNKKSLTLNLKHPDGLAILKKLLSEADILIENFRPGVLEKLGLSWETLHALNPKLVMVRLSGFGQTGPMKDQPGFGAVGESMGGLRYITGFEDRPPVRTGISIGDSIAALWGVIGALMALRHREVNGGSGQVVDVALYEAIFAMMESMVPEFDVFGFIRERTGNIMPGITPSSIHTSADGKHVQIGANGDAIFKRFMLIIGREDLANDPTLASNDGRDNRRDELYGVIDRWVNSLPLQTVLDLLNQADVPASRIFSAEDMFNDPQYLAREMFLHAKLPDGKDFKMPGIVPKLSDTPGSSEWVGPQLGEHNAQVLHDLGYDERQIAKLREDGAI; this is translated from the coding sequence ATGCCGTTCACCAGCAAACCGCTCTCGGGTCTGAAAGTCATTGAATTGGGTACATTGATTGCCGGGCCGTTTGCCTCGCGCATTTGCGGCGAGTTCGGCGCCGAAGTAATCAAGATCGAATCGCCGGACGGCGGTGATCCTTTGCGCAAATGGCGAAAACTGTACGAAGGCACGTCGCTGTGGTGGTTCGTCCAGGCGCGCAACAAAAAATCACTGACGCTGAATCTCAAGCATCCTGACGGCTTGGCGATCCTGAAAAAACTCCTCAGTGAAGCGGACATCCTCATCGAGAATTTCCGCCCCGGTGTACTGGAAAAGCTTGGCCTGAGCTGGGAAACCCTGCATGCCTTGAACCCGAAACTGGTGATGGTGCGCCTGTCCGGTTTCGGTCAGACCGGGCCGATGAAAGATCAACCGGGCTTCGGCGCAGTTGGCGAGTCCATGGGTGGTTTGCGTTACATCACCGGTTTCGAAGACCGGCCACCGGTACGCACCGGGATTTCCATCGGCGATTCGATTGCCGCGCTGTGGGGCGTGATCGGCGCGCTGATGGCGCTGCGTCATCGCGAAGTCAACGGCGGTTCCGGCCAAGTTGTCGATGTGGCGTTGTACGAAGCGATTTTCGCGATGATGGAAAGCATGGTGCCGGAGTTCGACGTGTTCGGTTTTATTCGTGAGCGCACCGGCAACATCATGCCGGGCATTACACCCTCTTCGATTCATACCAGCGCTGACGGCAAACATGTGCAGATCGGCGCCAACGGTGACGCGATCTTCAAACGCTTCATGCTGATCATCGGCCGTGAAGACCTGGCCAATGACCCTACGCTGGCCAGCAACGACGGGCGCGACAATCGTCGCGACGAGTTGTACGGGGTGATCGATCGCTGGGTCAATTCGTTGCCGCTGCAAACGGTGCTCGACCTGCTCAATCAGGCCGATGTCCCGGCCAGCCGGATCTTCAGCGCCGAAGACATGTTCAACGATCCGCAGTACCTGGCGCGAGAAATGTTCCTGCATGCCAAGCTGCCCGATGGCAAAGACTTCAAGATGCCAGGCATTGTGCCGAAACTCTCTGATACACCGGGCAGTTCAGAATGGGTCGGACCGCAACTGGGTGAACACAATGCGCAGGTACTTCACGACCTTGGCTACGACGAGAGACAGATCGCCAAGTTGCGCGAAGACGGAGCCATTTGA
- a CDS encoding YaeQ family protein, with amino-acid sequence MAQPSTTYKFELNLTDLDRSVYESVKQTIARHPSETEERMTVRLLAYALWYNEQLSFGRGLSDVDEPALWEKSLDDRVLHWIEVGQPDADRLTWCSRRTERTSLLAYGSLRVWETKVIPAIKNLKNVNIAAVPQEVLETLAKDMPRVIKWDVMISEGTIFVTDDRGQHEVQLQWLQGERG; translated from the coding sequence ATGGCCCAGCCGTCCACTACCTACAAATTTGAACTGAACCTCACCGACCTCGACCGCAGTGTCTATGAGAGCGTCAAGCAGACCATCGCCCGTCACCCTTCGGAAACCGAAGAGCGCATGACCGTGCGGCTGCTGGCCTACGCGCTCTGGTACAACGAGCAGTTGTCGTTTGGTCGTGGTCTGTCAGACGTGGATGAACCTGCGCTGTGGGAAAAAAGCCTGGATGACCGTGTTCTGCACTGGATTGAAGTCGGCCAGCCTGACGCTGATCGCCTGACCTGGTGCTCGCGTCGCACCGAGCGCACCAGCCTGCTGGCCTACGGCAGCCTGCGCGTCTGGGAAACCAAAGTGATCCCGGCGATCAAGAACCTGAAGAACGTCAACATCGCAGCGGTCCCGCAAGAAGTCCTGGAAACCCTGGCCAAGGACATGCCCCGCGTTATCAAGTGGGACGTGATGATCAGCGAAGGCACGATCTTCGTCACCGACGACCGTGGTCAGCACGAAGTCCAGTTGCAATGGCTGCAAGGTGAGCGCGGTTGA